In the Diorhabda sublineata isolate icDioSubl1.1 chromosome 10, icDioSubl1.1, whole genome shotgun sequence genome, caaaataagcTTCCTTAATACTGAATGCTGAGGATACGTTGGTCGGAGTGGTCGGAATGGTAGTTGTAGGTAACTTGTTTGTCGTGGTGGTTGTCCGAATGGTAGTTGTAGGTAAGGAATCATCTGTTGTGTTTGTTGAAGTATTAGTTGTAGCGCTAGTTATTGATTCATCTGTTGTATCTGTTGAACTGTTAGTTGTAGCGGTAGTTGTTGATTCATCTGTTGAACTATTAGTTGTAGCGCTAGTTGTTGACCCATTTATTGTATCTGTTGCACTATCAGTTGTAGCGCTAGTTGTATCTGTTGCACTATCAGTTGTAGCGCTAGTTGTTGACCCATTTGTTGTATCTGTTGAACTGTTAGTTGTAGCGCTAGTTGTTGTATTTGTTGCACTATAAGTTGTAGCGCTAGTTGTTGATTCATCTGTTGTATCTGTTGAACTATTAGTTGTTGATTTATCTGTTGAACTATCAGTTGTAGCGCTAGTTGTTGATTCATCTGTTGAACTATCAGTTGTAGCGCTAGTTGttgaattatttgttgtttctgTTGAACTATTAGTTGTAGCGCTAGTTGTTGTTTCTGTTGAACTATTAGTTGTAGCGCTAGTTGTTGATTCATCTGTTGAACTATCAGTTGTAGCGCTAGTTATTGAATCATTTGTTGTATCTGTTGAACTGTTAGTTGTAGCGCTAGTTGTTGATTCATCTGTTGAACTATCAGTTGTAGCGCTAGTTATTGAATCATTTGTTGTATCTGTTGAACTGTTAGTTGTAGCGCTAGTTGTTGATTCATCTGTTGAACTATCAGTTGTAGCGCTAGTTATTGATTCATCTGTTGTATCTGTTGAACTGTTAGTTGTAGCGCTAGTTGTTGATTCATCTGTTGAACTATCAGTTGTAGCGCTAGTTATTGAATCATTTGTTGTATCTGTTGAACTGTTAGTTGTAGCGCTAGTTGTTGATTCATCTGTTGAACTATCAGTTGTAGCGCTAGTTATTGAATCATTTGTTGTATCTGTTGAACTGTTAGTTGTAGCGCTAGTTGTTGATTCATCTGTTGAACTATCAGTTGTAGCGCTAGTTATTGAATCATTTGTTGTATCTGTTGAACTATCAGTTGTAGCGCTAGTTATTGAATCATTTGTTGTATCTGTTGAACTGTTAGTTGTAGTGCTAGTTATTGAATCATTTGTTGTATCTGTTGAACTGTTAGTTGTAGCGCTAGTTGTTGAATCATCTGTTGAACTATCAGTTGTAGCGCTAGTTATTGATTCATCTGTTGTATCTGTTGAACTGTTAGTTGTAGCGCTAGTTGTTGATTCATCTGTTGAACTATCAGTTGTAGCGCTAGTTATTGAATCATTTGTTGTATCTGTTGAACTGTTAGTTGTAGCGCTAGTTGTTGATTCATCTGTTGAACTATCAGTTGTAGCGCTAGTTATTGAATCATTTGTTGTATCTGTTGAACTGTTAGTTGTAGCGCTAGTTGTTGATTCATCTGTTGAACTATCAGTTGTAGCGCTAGTTATTGAATCATTTGTTGTATCTGTTGAACTGTTAGTTGTAGCGCTAGTTGTTGATTCATCTGTTGAACTATCAGTTGTAGCGCTAGTTATTGAATCATTTGTTGTATCTGTTGAACTATCAGTTGTAGCGCTAGTTATTGAATCATTTGTTGTATCTGTTGAACTGTTAGTTGTAGCGCTAGTTGTTGATTCATCTGTTGAACTATCAGTTGTAGCGCTAGTTATTGAATCATTTGTTGTATCTGTTGAACTGTTAGTTGTAGTGCTAGTTATTGAATCATTTGTTGTATCTGTTGAACTGTTAGTTGTAGCGCTAGTTGTTGAATCATCTGTTGAACTATCAGTTGTAGCGCTAGTTATTGATTCATCTGTTGTATCTGTTGAACTGTTAGTTGTAGCGCTAGTTGTTGATTCATCTGTTGAACTATCAGTTGTAGCGCTAGTTATTGATTCATCTGTTGTATCTGTTGAACTGTTAGTTGTAGCGCTAGTTGTTGATTCATCTGTTGAACTATCAGTTGTAGCGCTAGTTATTGAATCATTTGTTGTATCTGTTGAACTGTTAGTTGTAGCGCTAGTTGTTGATTCATCTGTTGAACTATCAGTTGTAGCGCTAGTTATTGAATCATTTGTTGTATCTGTTGCACTATAAGTTGTAGCGCTAGTTGTTGAATCATCTGTTGAACTATCAGTTGTAGCGCTAGTTATTGATTCATCTGTTGTATCTGTTGAACTGTTAGTTGTAGCGCTAGTTGTTGATTCATCTGTTGAACTATCAGTTGTAGCGCTAGTTATTGAATCATTTGTTGTATCTGTTGAACTGTTAGTTGTAGCGCTAGTTGTTGATTCATCTGTTGAACTATCAGTTGTAGCGCTAGTTATTGAATCATTTGTTGTATCTGTTGCACTATAAGTTGTAGCGCTAGTTGTTGAATCATCTGTTGAACTATCAGTTGTAGCGCTAGTTATTGATTCATCTGTTGTATCTGTTGAACTGTTAGTTGTAGCGCTAGTTGTTGATTCATCTGTTGAACTATCAGTTGTAGCGCTAGTTATTGAATCATTTGTTGTATCTGTTGAACTGTTAGTTGTAGCGCTAGTTGTTGATTCATCTGTTGAACTATCAGTTGTAGCGCTAGTTATTGAATCATTTGTTGTATCTGTTGAACTGTTAGTTGTAGCGCTAGTTGTTGAATCATCTATTGTGGTAGCTGATTCAGATGTTGTATTTGAGTTTTCCAAGGTTATCGTCACAGGatctgaaattaaaatatcgattaaaaGGCAAGACAataaacaaatcttttttttttgctCTACTAAAATTAATTCTTCTGTCTAAAGCAATGGTATCCTCAGTTTTTACTGAAGGTCAATCGAATATGGgaaaaacaatcatattttcCTTCCTCATTCCATTTACCTACCAAAAGGGAACGTAAATCTAAACAATAACAACGCTTTGTTCTTTAATTCGTGACACTaacaacaatatatttatttatttaaatatatttatatgaatcttTTGGAAATATAGATTAAAATAGACGcagtcatattttttatgtatcatattcgtaaattttattggatttctttagaaaaaaaatatatgaaatcatcaattttattacagaaaatCATATACGAGGTGAATCATTGGATGTTCTACAGAATTTTGATACTAAAATCTGAACGTTTGTCGATGTAGTTTTCATTAGAgcttagaaaaatataaagacGTTCAAAGAATACAAAAGAGATTGTCCTAGTGATAAAATTACTAAAAGAAAAGTGAATGAAATagataaaaagttcaaaattgattttcttttagATCTTTGGCCGAAGCTCGCAGGACTAAGACCAAAACCAGCTAAAGGCTTGCAAGACTTAGACCGATACCAACTAAAAGTTTGCAGGAATAAGACCGATACCAGCTAAAGGTTTGCAAGACTAAAACCAAGACCAGCTGTGGGCCTACAACACCAAGAACAGCTGTGGGTCTGCAACACCAAAACTAGCTAAAAGCTCGCAAGACTAAGACCGACACCAGCTAAAGGCTTGCAAGACTAAGACCAATACCAGCTAAGGGCTTGCATGACTAAGACCGGCAAAAAGCTTGGTAGACTAAGACCAAGACCAGCAAAAGGCTTGTAAGCCCAAAAACAAGACCAAGTTTTGCAAAACGATTGTTGACGTAATCTCGAATTGTTTTGTAGAAGAAATTTTCATGGAAATCAATTAGAAAATAACATCAAATCACACCTACGCTAGCCGGAATTTCATGCCTCTTTTGTTGTTGATAAACAGGCTGTTTAAAAACTAgcaaatagaaaaacaaaatggtgACGATACACTGTTAAAATTTAACGCAATGTTAATGCTAAATTGTTGATGAAAACGACtatagctattaaataacgagactgatgatataaaacatattatttcgatattttatatatttatttatcataacCTTCAATATTTATCCCTACATCGCTCCATGTGAATCTTCTATTGTTGGAAACAGTGCAGGAAGTCTTTTTCTGTCAATTCCTTCAGAACGAGCGCTGCTTTTTCTTTCACGGCTCCAACGGAGTCGAACTGTGTTTTGTTTTAATGCGGATTTGATATTAGGAATGAGGTAGAAGTCGCACGGTGCCAGATCCGGGGAATAAGTTGGGTGGTCTATCGCTGGGATGTTGTAATCGAAATCTCTTAACGGACAGTGCGAAATCACACAAATACTAATTCAGATCAAACGTGAAAGGAAACCCGAACGTGAATCGTTTTCAACAGCTTCTCGGtcattttaaacaaatagtCTCTATACAAACGAAGACCACGGCTACACTGATTTGTCTACAGACATGGTAGACATCGCATTCGAAAGAGTAGGCTTCAGGTTAAACAGCTGACAATCGTTAATCTTCAGCGACATTTTTCTGTAGCAGCGTTAGTTTCGTTATTttatagccacacctcgtatatagcAAGGGGTTTTACAATATAATTCTCAACCCTTTTAGAGATATTTAGTTGGAAATCGTGGAAATGGTGGAATATCTGAGATTTCGTTGAAAAATTTCGAGGCAATCATTcccgaaaaatttttttggtgaaaaaacGTTCAAGTCTCTCTCAAGTTTCGTAAATATTTGCTTTAATAAAAACACCCCTTATTTGAAGGATATAGTTTGTATTTACAATTCTATAGATCGATTTGAcgtctaaaaattatttttttttacttacttcCATACGTACACAACACACAAACACAAATCGAAACTAATATCAACCGGttcatagttttttctttaatttcaacaattgcatttatttttaatcagcGAACGAGGTTTATGTAGGGTATTTTATAGGGTTTATCATCTtatcaatattatcattttaCTATTAcggttaatattatatttacgGTGTTAATCAATGAGTCACAATCATAAATTACTACCTTGGTGAAGTACCTATCgcaatttttcaacgtaatctcattttagctccatatacTTTTCCCAACGATtatcaataagttcgatactaTTTTATTAAGTCCGGGAACacaaaataatccgagagggataaatctggcgaataaggtgtTTGATGTagtaatttaaactttaattcatcaatttcgaCCAATGTAATAACTGATGATGGAAATTACCCCAAAAAAACCTACAGCATTGTCTTCTTTAGGGCCAGTTCTATcatttcagtccattgttttgattgctgATGGACCCACTGTTCATCCATGATTATGAAACAGCGCTAAAACTGgactttatttctgtgaaacactcgatggaatCACCATCAGCAAACACTGATTTCTTACTACGTCTGCTAGATCGcgtactttcagtcgacgaCCAATTAGTGccgttttgtggattttcttcaacatttct is a window encoding:
- the LOC130449435 gene encoding mucin-2-like isoform X2, which translates into the protein MNRLILVSICVCVLCTYGNPVTITLENSNTTSESATTIDDSTTSATTNSSTDTTNDSITSATTDSSTDESTTSATTNSSTDTTNDSITSATTDSSTDESTTSATTNSSTDTTDESITSATTDSSTDDSTTSATTYSATDTTNDSITSATTDSSTDESTTSATTNSSTDTTNDSITSATTDSSTDESTTSATTNSSTDTTDESITSATTDSSTDDSTTSATTYSATDTTNDSITSATTDSSTDESTTSATTNSSTDTTNDSITSATTDSSTDESTTSATTNSSTDTTDESITSATTDSSTDESTTSATTNNTTNDSITSATTDSSTDESTTSATTNSSTDTTDESITSATTDSSTDDSTTSATTNSSTDTTNDSITSTTTNSSTDTTNDSITSATTDSSTDTTNDSITSATTDSSTDESTTSATTNSSTDTTNDSITSATTDSSTDESTTSATTNSSTDTTNDSITSATTDSSTDESTTSATTNSSTDTTDESITSATTDSSTDESTTSATTNSSTDTTNDSITSATTDSSTDESTTSATTNSSTDTTNDSITSATTDSSTDESTTSATTNSSTETTTSATTNSSTETTNNSTTSATTDSSTDESTTSATTDSSTDKSTTNSSTDTTDESTTSATTYSATNTTTSATTNSSTDTTNGSTTSATTDSATDTTSATTDSATDTINGSTTSATTNSSTDESTTTATTNSSTDTTDESITSATTNTSTNTTDDSLPTTTIRTTTTTNKLPTTTIPTTPTNVSSAFSIKEAYFAKYFVLLLSILLSVISF
- the LOC130449435 gene encoding mucin-2-like isoform X1, which codes for MNRLILVSICVCVLCTYGNPVTITLENSNTTSESATTIDDSTTSATTNSSTDTTNDSITSATTDSSTDESTTSATTNSSTDTTNDSITSATTDSSTDESTTSATTNSSTDTTDESITSATTDSSTDDSTTSATTYSATDTTNDSITSATTDSSTDESTTSATTNSSTDTTNDSITSATTDSSTDESTTSATTNSSTDTTDESITSATTDSSTDDSTTSATTYSATDTTNDSITSATTDSSTDESTTSATTNSSTDTTNDSITSATTDSSTDESTTSATTNSSTDTTDESITSATTDSSTDESTTSATTNSSTDTTDESITSATTDSSTDDSTTSATTNSSTDTTNDSITSTTTNSSTDTTNDSITSATTDSSTDESTTSATTNSSTDTTNDSITSATTDSSTDTTNDSITSATTDSSTDESTTSATTNSSTDTTNDSITSATTDSSTDESTTSATTNSSTDTTNDSITSATTDSSTDESTTSATTNSSTDTTNDSITSATTDSSTDESTTSATTNSSTDTTDESITSATTDSSTDDSTTSATTNSSTDTTNDSITSTTTNSSTDTTNDSITSATTDSSTDTTNDSITSATTDSSTDESTTSATTNSSTDTTNDSITSATTDSSTDESTTSATTNSSTDTTNDSITSATTDSSTDESTTSATTNSSTDTTDESITSATTDSSTDESTTSATTNSSTDTTNDSITSATTDSSTDESTTSATTNSSTDTTNDSITSATTDSSTDESTTSATTNSSTETTTSATTNSSTETTNNSTTSATTDSSTDESTTSATTDSSTDKSTTNSSTDTTDESTTSATTYSATNTTTSATTNSSTDTTNGSTTSATTDSATDTTSATTDSATDTINGSTTSATTNSSTDESTTTATTNSSTDTTDESITSATTNTSTNTTDDSLPTTTIRTTTTTNKLPTTTIPTTPTNVSSAFSIKEAYFAKYFVLLLSILLSVISF